Proteins encoded in a region of the Thermocaproicibacter melissae genome:
- the urtE gene encoding urea ABC transporter ATP-binding subunit UrtE codes for MLEVEGLRVNYGKSRAVNDITFTLKDGECLAVLGRNGVGKTTLLKCLIGLLPPAGGHVILNHRDISFLPPHERCRLGMAYIPQGREILPGLTVLENLRLGSLGCAGAKATQERTEQMLEWFPILREHLNRPGGVLSGGQQQQLAVARALMTSPKLLLLDEPTEGIQPNVVEELGEILQRIRREEGLSLLLVEQNLGFARAMAERCLILEKGTVVREGKTEFLGEAEIKKYLSV; via the coding sequence ATGCTGGAGGTTGAGGGGCTTCGGGTGAACTACGGCAAAAGCCGTGCCGTGAACGACATCACGTTCACGCTGAAAGACGGTGAATGTCTTGCTGTTTTGGGCCGCAACGGCGTCGGAAAAACAACGCTGCTCAAGTGCCTGATTGGCCTTCTGCCGCCTGCCGGAGGGCATGTCATCCTGAACCACCGCGATATTTCCTTCCTGCCGCCTCATGAGAGGTGCCGCCTCGGAATGGCCTACATTCCGCAGGGACGGGAAATCCTGCCGGGGCTGACGGTGCTTGAAAACCTCCGGTTGGGCAGCCTCGGCTGTGCGGGCGCTAAGGCTACGCAGGAGCGCACGGAACAGATGCTTGAGTGGTTCCCAATCCTTCGGGAACACCTCAACCGCCCGGGCGGGGTTCTTTCCGGCGGCCAACAGCAGCAGCTTGCCGTAGCGCGCGCCCTAATGACCTCTCCGAAGCTTCTGCTCCTCGATGAGCCTACGGAGGGGATTCAGCCCAATGTTGTGGAAGAACTCGGTGAAATCCTTCAGCGGATACGGCGGGAGGAAGGGCTTTCGCTGCTGCTTGTAGAGCAGAATCTTGGCTTTGCCCGCGCTATGGCAGAGCGGTGCCTCATTCTGGAGAAAGGCACCGTCGTCCGTGAGGGGAAGACGGAATTTCTGGGAGAGGCGGAAATTAAGAAATATCTTTCCGTGTAG
- the urtD gene encoding urea ABC transporter ATP-binding protein UrtD → MGEVLRTENLSVSFGGFWALRDVNFSVNEGELRVVIGPNGAGKTTLMDLITGRVAPTYGKVFFEGKEITGKSPCKIAADFRIGRKFQGPNVFENMTVAENLALAAPVRRTVVSSFLRAAPKSVQENAERILEQTGLSEKRNFLACGLSHGERQWLEIGMLMMQDPKLMILDEPTAGMTEEETYRTGEMIQKLLNGRTVLVVEHDMNFVRQVAKTVTVLHMGKILAEGPLSEIENNPEVIRVYLKSNKAGKGNDHAGG, encoded by the coding sequence ATGGGTGAAGTGCTGCGAACAGAGAATCTTTCGGTGTCCTTCGGCGGATTCTGGGCACTTCGCGACGTGAATTTTTCCGTAAACGAAGGAGAGCTTCGCGTCGTCATCGGGCCGAACGGCGCCGGAAAGACGACACTGATGGACCTGATTACTGGCCGCGTCGCGCCGACCTACGGCAAGGTGTTCTTTGAGGGGAAAGAAATCACAGGGAAAAGCCCATGCAAAATTGCTGCCGACTTTCGGATCGGACGGAAGTTTCAAGGCCCGAATGTGTTTGAAAACATGACCGTCGCCGAAAATCTGGCACTTGCCGCGCCGGTGAGGCGCACGGTGGTTTCGTCTTTCCTGCGTGCCGCCCCCAAAAGCGTGCAGGAGAATGCGGAACGCATTCTGGAGCAGACCGGCCTTTCGGAGAAGCGCAACTTTTTAGCGTGCGGGCTGTCGCACGGAGAACGGCAGTGGCTCGAAATCGGAATGCTGATGATGCAGGACCCGAAGCTGATGATTCTTGACGAGCCGACCGCAGGCATGACGGAGGAAGAGACATACCGCACCGGAGAAATGATTCAAAAGCTTCTCAATGGGCGCACGGTTCTTGTGGTAGAACATGACATGAATTTCGTACGGCAGGTGGCAAAGACGGTTACGGTTTTGCACATGGGAAAAATCCTCGCGGAAGGGCCGCTTTCCGAGATTGAAAATAACCCTGAGGTCATACGCGTGTACCTGAAATCGAACAAAGCAGGAAAGGGGAATGACCATGCTGGAGGTTGA
- a CDS encoding ABC transporter permease subunit, with translation MRKRGGNMTKLRRIPGNRRADFLILLALGLFPLCGSAFYTQLLTKYMVFVILAWSLDILWGYAGLMNLGHAVLFGIGGYTMALCLSSQQGIPDFMARGGVTEMPLWLQIIQNPAVAVLAGIFIPAILAWLLGVFLFRSRVGGVFFAVITLALAQIFNLFIQSQQKWTGGFNGIGGLSGLSVFGTPLDITQSYYFIFLIVIIVYVFCLALTHSRFGMILCGIRENETRLEFLGCDKDSFKAAAFALSGALAGLAGVLYAPVSGMIAPNDVGVEFSTAIVVWLAIGGRGNLTGAAVGALLINVLGNALSEQFGAFWQLLLGIVMILTVLFMPRGIVGTLMSASEGKKVHAHG, from the coding sequence TTGCGAAAGAGAGGCGGTAACATGACGAAGCTCCGCAGAATCCCCGGCAACCGCCGGGCGGATTTCCTCATTCTCTTAGCACTGGGTCTGTTCCCGCTTTGCGGCTCGGCGTTTTATACGCAGCTTCTCACAAAATACATGGTGTTCGTAATCCTTGCATGGTCGCTCGATATTCTGTGGGGATACGCGGGATTGATGAACCTCGGCCATGCGGTTCTGTTCGGAATCGGGGGATACACCATGGCTCTGTGTCTCTCGTCGCAGCAGGGTATACCGGATTTTATGGCACGCGGCGGCGTAACGGAAATGCCGCTTTGGCTGCAAATCATTCAAAACCCCGCCGTTGCGGTGCTTGCGGGAATTTTTATCCCCGCAATTCTCGCGTGGCTGCTCGGTGTTTTCCTGTTCCGCAGCCGGGTCGGCGGCGTGTTCTTTGCCGTCATCACGCTGGCCCTTGCACAGATTTTCAACCTTTTCATTCAGAGTCAGCAGAAATGGACGGGCGGCTTTAACGGCATCGGGGGACTGTCGGGCCTTTCTGTTTTCGGAACGCCGCTCGACATCACCCAGAGCTACTATTTCATTTTCCTTATTGTAATAATTGTCTATGTGTTCTGCTTGGCGCTGACGCACTCACGCTTCGGCATGATTCTCTGCGGAATCCGCGAGAATGAAACGCGGCTGGAGTTCCTCGGCTGCGACAAGGATTCCTTCAAGGCGGCGGCCTTTGCGCTTTCCGGCGCGCTGGCCGGTTTAGCCGGCGTGCTGTATGCTCCGGTGAGCGGAATGATTGCCCCGAACGATGTGGGAGTGGAATTCTCTACGGCAATCGTCGTCTGGCTTGCCATCGGCGGCAGGGGAAATCTTACGGGCGCAGCAGTGGGGGCCCTCCTCATCAATGTGCTCGGAAATGCGCTTTCCGAGCAGTTCGGCGCATTCTGGCAGCTGCTGCTCGGCATTGTGATGATTCTCACGGTGCTGTTCATGCCGCGCGGCATTGTCGGCACTCTGATGTCCGCTTCCGAGGGGAAGAAGGTGCATGCGCATGGGTGA
- the urtB gene encoding urea ABC transporter permease subunit UrtB — translation MDSFLALLLNGLNSSALILTAALGMVIICGLMDVINLAHGELIMIGAYTAFAVTQTAGLGFWVALPLSFITAAAAGTIMEVLVVKRLTGRPAETMLATFGISVVLQQVTNIVFGAQSQYVAIPIEGKVTFGHVVIPYYNIFTILFAAAVTAGTVLLLKKTKFGRRVRAVTQNRAMAECLGINTAQVDTLIFAFGSGLAGLAGALAAPVKSVSPFMGGPYLINSFMTSVVGGVGSFTGTTVGSLFVGESTALLGGVSNDVLASILVLLMIIAIIRFKPEGLFAKERR, via the coding sequence ATGGACAGTTTCCTTGCATTGCTTCTCAACGGCCTGAATTCCTCGGCCCTGATTCTCACGGCTGCCCTCGGCATGGTCATCATCTGCGGGCTGATGGACGTCATCAACCTTGCCCACGGGGAACTGATCATGATTGGCGCCTACACGGCTTTTGCTGTCACGCAGACGGCGGGGCTCGGCTTCTGGGTTGCTCTTCCGCTTTCCTTCATCACCGCGGCCGCGGCCGGAACCATTATGGAAGTTCTGGTCGTGAAGCGGCTGACCGGAAGACCGGCGGAAACCATGCTCGCCACCTTCGGCATTTCGGTTGTGCTTCAACAGGTGACAAACATCGTGTTCGGCGCGCAGTCGCAGTATGTTGCCATTCCCATTGAAGGAAAGGTGACCTTCGGCCATGTGGTCATTCCGTACTACAACATTTTCACCATTTTGTTTGCGGCGGCTGTAACGGCGGGAACCGTGCTGCTGCTGAAAAAGACAAAGTTCGGCCGCCGCGTTCGCGCCGTAACCCAGAACCGTGCCATGGCGGAATGTCTCGGAATCAATACGGCACAGGTGGATACGCTGATTTTTGCGTTCGGCAGCGGCCTCGCAGGCCTTGCCGGAGCGCTTGCCGCACCGGTCAAAAGCGTTTCGCCGTTCATGGGCGGGCCTTACCTCATCAACTCCTTTATGACGTCGGTCGTCGGTGGTGTAGGGTCGTTTACCGGAACAACTGTCGGTTCGCTCTTTGTCGGCGAATCTACCGCGCTGCTGGGCGGCGTGAGCAACGACGTTCTGGCGTCGATTTTGGTTTTGCTGATGATTATTGCCATTATCCGGTTCAAGCCGGAAGGTTTGTTTGCGAAAGAGAGGCGGTAA
- a CDS encoding transporter substrate-binding protein, whose translation MKKKLCALLACAVMLPCLFTGCSRGTEQSGAKPIKIGLLYSLSGVTSVSEKQLYNGTKLAIDEINASGGINGRKIETVFADYASDPAKAADKARRLILDDKVTAIVGTCSSSARQAVKPVVEQYKSLLVYPQSYEGQEESKNIVYVGCIPNQQAEIFVNWLLKNVGKKFFLIGCDFVYPQVENKLAKEYLAKGGGTVVGEEYVPYGSTDFSSVLNKIKTSNPDIVYSELTGDSNVAFYKQYNAYGLKATIASLTTNETVLKAIGKEASKGSYICVDYFKNVENDLNKKFVQKYAETYKDGTEPSYAVMGGYNAGLFLGEALKKAADPDNTQQVIEAFKGLELDSPSGQISIDPTNNHAALYCRIGQVDENGEIKVIYQSEQPIAPKP comes from the coding sequence ATGAAAAAGAAACTGTGCGCGCTGCTGGCCTGCGCGGTCATGCTGCCCTGCTTGTTCACAGGGTGCAGCCGCGGGACAGAGCAGTCCGGCGCAAAGCCGATTAAAATCGGCTTGCTGTATTCGCTCAGCGGTGTAACTTCCGTCAGTGAAAAACAGCTGTACAACGGCACAAAGCTTGCCATCGACGAGATTAACGCAAGCGGCGGCATCAACGGGCGGAAAATTGAGACCGTGTTTGCCGACTATGCCTCCGACCCCGCAAAAGCGGCTGACAAGGCCCGCCGGCTGATTCTTGACGACAAGGTAACCGCCATTGTAGGCACCTGCTCATCCTCTGCCCGCCAGGCAGTAAAACCCGTGGTGGAGCAGTATAAATCGCTGCTCGTCTACCCGCAGTCTTACGAGGGGCAGGAAGAGTCGAAAAACATTGTTTATGTCGGCTGCATTCCGAACCAGCAGGCAGAGATCTTTGTCAACTGGCTGCTGAAAAACGTTGGGAAGAAATTCTTCCTCATCGGCTGTGATTTCGTCTATCCGCAGGTAGAAAACAAACTGGCGAAGGAATACCTCGCAAAGGGCGGCGGAACGGTCGTCGGGGAGGAATATGTTCCTTACGGCAGCACCGACTTTTCGTCTGTGCTCAATAAAATCAAGACTTCCAACCCGGACATCGTTTACAGCGAATTGACGGGCGACAGCAACGTGGCATTCTACAAGCAATACAATGCCTATGGCTTGAAAGCGACCATCGCAAGCCTTACGACGAACGAAACGGTTCTCAAGGCCATTGGAAAAGAAGCATCAAAAGGCAGCTACATTTGTGTGGATTACTTCAAGAATGTTGAAAACGACCTCAACAAGAAATTCGTGCAGAAATATGCCGAGACCTATAAAGACGGCACAGAACCTTCCTACGCGGTTATGGGAGGCTACAACGCTGGTCTGTTCCTCGGCGAAGCCCTGAAAAAGGCCGCTGACCCCGATAACACGCAGCAGGTTATCGAAGCGTTCAAAGGATTAGAGCTTGATTCCCCGTCCGGACAAATTTCCATTGACCCAACAAACAACCACGCCGCGTTATACTGCCGCATCGGGCAGGTAGACGAGAACGGTGAAATCAAAGTGATCTATCAGTCGGAACAGCCGATTGCTCCGAAGCCTTGA
- a CDS encoding glycosyltransferase family 4 protein, whose protein sequence is MNIIYINHYAGSPEHGMEFRPYFMAKRWAAKGNNVTVAASSFSHLRTHNPELEGAKYKEEMIDGVRYFWISGNSYHGNNMGRIRNMLSFLRGLYRYRTELTAQGKPDAIIASSTYPLDIYPAHHFAKKYGAMLIYEVHDLWPLSPIELGGMSPKHPYIRLMQKAENDCYRYSDYVVSLLPFAREHMIEHGMKPEKFVYIPNGIEKAAWEKPFHTPKVYEEKLKKYHEEGYFLVGYTGAHGIANALDSYVEAGEKLRGKKIKLLSIGPGPERDRLIQKAHNLNLDDVVEFLEPVQRDRIPELLSQLDALYIGLQSQPLFRFGVSPNKLMDYMMAGKPVIFAIDAPNDMVKEAGCGISIPPEDSGAIADAAIKLSQMSEEERETMGRCGKEYILAHNEYDVLADKFLSVFQRPRISAK, encoded by the coding sequence TTGAATATCATCTATATCAACCATTACGCCGGTTCACCGGAGCATGGTATGGAATTCCGCCCGTATTTTATGGCAAAACGCTGGGCGGCAAAGGGAAACAACGTCACGGTGGCGGCAAGCTCGTTTTCTCACCTGCGCACCCATAACCCGGAACTCGAAGGCGCAAAATACAAGGAAGAAATGATTGACGGCGTGCGCTATTTCTGGATTTCCGGGAATTCGTACCACGGCAACAACATGGGGCGCATCCGGAATATGCTTTCGTTCCTAAGGGGCCTGTACCGTTACAGAACGGAGCTGACCGCCCAAGGAAAGCCGGATGCAATCATCGCCTCTTCAACGTATCCGCTCGATATTTATCCGGCGCACCATTTTGCGAAAAAATACGGTGCCATGCTGATTTATGAGGTGCATGACCTTTGGCCGCTCAGCCCAATTGAGCTTGGCGGAATGAGTCCGAAGCATCCGTATATCCGCCTGATGCAGAAGGCAGAGAACGATTGCTACCGTTACAGCGATTATGTTGTTTCGCTGCTGCCGTTCGCCAGAGAGCACATGATTGAACACGGAATGAAGCCGGAGAAATTCGTCTACATTCCGAACGGCATTGAAAAAGCAGCTTGGGAGAAGCCGTTCCATACGCCGAAGGTGTATGAGGAAAAGCTGAAGAAATACCATGAGGAAGGATATTTCCTTGTCGGATACACCGGTGCGCATGGCATTGCCAATGCGCTGGACAGCTATGTGGAAGCCGGCGAGAAACTGCGCGGCAAAAAAATCAAGCTGCTTTCGATTGGGCCGGGCCCGGAACGCGACCGCTTGATTCAAAAGGCACATAATTTGAATCTTGACGACGTGGTCGAATTCCTCGAGCCGGTGCAGCGCGACCGCATTCCGGAACTTCTCAGTCAGCTTGACGCCCTTTACATTGGCCTGCAGAGCCAGCCACTCTTCCGCTTCGGCGTCAGCCCGAACAAGCTGATGGATTACATGATGGCGGGCAAGCCTGTGATTTTTGCCATCGACGCGCCGAACGACATGGTAAAAGAAGCCGGCTGTGGCATTTCGATTCCGCCGGAGGACAGCGGCGCAATTGCCGATGCGGCGATAAAACTTTCGCAGATGTCCGAGGAAGAGCGCGAAACAATGGGCAGGTGCGGAAAAGAGTATATTCTGGCCCACAACGAGTACGATGTGCTAGCCGACAAGTTCCTTTCGGTGTTCCAAAGACCGCGTATCTCGGCAAAATAA
- the wecB gene encoding non-hydrolyzing UDP-N-acetylglucosamine 2-epimerase, with translation MKILTVVGARPQFIKASVVSRALSRVADEVIVHTGQHYDKNMSDVFFEELNIPKPAYNLGVGSGSHGKQTGEMLMKIEEVIFTEKPDIMLVYGDTNSTLAGALAASKLHLPVAHVEAGLRSYNMRMPEEQNRVLTDHISTWLFCPTQTAVDNLKKENITAGVDKTGDVMLDSVLHFLALARSNPKKTAIYGQLGIAPKQYRLATLHRAETTDGGLDAIVRIFDAFEQLPQPVVIPIHPRTRPLAEEAIKKRGYRNIQLIDPVGYLEMLLLTSGASQVLTDSGGLQKEAWFMEVPCVTLRSETEWVETLEGGWNVLAKLETDDIYRKATQTVPDPSAREKMPFGDGKASEHIASILSNRKE, from the coding sequence ATGAAGATCCTTACTGTTGTCGGCGCGAGACCGCAGTTTATCAAGGCCTCTGTGGTTTCCCGTGCGCTGAGCCGCGTGGCGGACGAAGTCATCGTGCACACCGGTCAGCATTATGATAAAAATATGTCCGATGTTTTTTTCGAGGAGCTGAATATTCCGAAACCGGCGTATAACCTTGGTGTCGGCTCCGGCTCCCACGGCAAGCAGACCGGCGAAATGCTGATGAAGATTGAAGAGGTTATTTTTACCGAAAAGCCGGATATCATGCTGGTTTACGGCGACACCAACTCGACCCTCGCGGGGGCGCTTGCCGCTTCTAAGCTCCACCTGCCGGTCGCGCATGTGGAAGCTGGCCTGCGTTCCTACAACATGCGCATGCCGGAAGAGCAGAACCGCGTGCTGACCGACCACATTTCCACTTGGCTGTTCTGCCCGACGCAGACGGCCGTGGACAACCTCAAAAAAGAGAACATTACGGCGGGGGTGGACAAGACCGGCGACGTCATGCTCGACTCCGTCCTCCATTTTCTTGCGCTTGCCCGTTCTAACCCGAAAAAGACGGCTATTTACGGGCAGCTCGGCATTGCGCCGAAACAGTACCGCCTCGCAACGCTGCACCGTGCGGAAACGACCGACGGCGGCCTTGACGCCATCGTGCGGATTTTTGATGCGTTTGAACAGCTCCCGCAGCCGGTCGTCATTCCGATCCATCCGCGCACGCGTCCGCTCGCGGAAGAAGCCATAAAAAAGCGCGGTTACCGGAACATCCAGCTGATTGACCCCGTGGGCTACCTCGAAATGCTGCTGCTCACAAGCGGCGCTTCTCAGGTGCTGACGGATTCCGGCGGCCTGCAGAAGGAAGCTTGGTTCATGGAGGTTCCGTGTGTTACGCTCCGCAGCGAGACCGAATGGGTCGAAACGCTGGAAGGCGGCTGGAACGTCCTTGCGAAGCTTGAAACCGATGATATTTACCGCAAGGCTACCCAGACTGTGCCGGACCCGAGCGCGAGGGAAAAAATGCCCTTCGGCGACGGAAAAGCGTCGGAACATATTGCCTCCATTCTTTCAAACCGAAAAGAGTGA
- a CDS encoding Gfo/Idh/MocA family protein, producing the protein MKQYRHALIGCGRISKNHIAAAIANRDIMVLAAVCDPVAERAEKKAADYFEATGIKPAVYTDYRKMLEELDVDSCAIATESGYHARIALDCIHAGKHTLVEKPMALSTADAELMIAEAKKKGITLGVCHQNRFNAPIQHLHKALEDGRFGKLVSGTARILWNRTMPYYQQAPWRGTWALDGGTLMNQCIHGIDLLQWSLGGEPDTIMAMTGNYLRDIEAEDFGAILIRFKNGAIGIVEGTACIYPKNLEETLTISGATGTAVIGGLAVNRVETWNFETPAPQDTEVEKLVGADPRDVYGSGHNPLYRDFFTAVDNHTEPLVSGTEGIKGMKIILAAYKSQKTGLPVKYDGLDFATTDMTHADVEVKG; encoded by the coding sequence ATGAAACAATATCGTCACGCACTTATTGGCTGCGGCCGAATCTCAAAAAACCACATTGCAGCTGCCATAGCAAATCGCGATATTATGGTGCTTGCCGCGGTCTGCGACCCGGTTGCGGAACGCGCGGAAAAGAAAGCGGCCGACTATTTTGAAGCAACGGGAATCAAACCTGCTGTTTACACCGACTACCGCAAAATGCTTGAGGAACTGGATGTCGATTCTTGCGCGATTGCTACCGAGAGCGGTTACCACGCGCGCATTGCGCTCGATTGCATCCATGCAGGAAAACATACACTCGTAGAAAAGCCGATGGCACTGTCCACCGCAGACGCGGAGCTCATGATTGCGGAAGCCAAGAAGAAAGGCATTACGCTCGGCGTTTGTCACCAGAACCGCTTTAATGCACCGATTCAGCACCTGCACAAGGCACTGGAAGACGGTCGTTTCGGAAAACTCGTCAGCGGAACTGCGCGGATTCTGTGGAACCGCACTATGCCGTACTACCAGCAGGCACCGTGGCGCGGAACATGGGCGCTGGACGGCGGCACGCTGATGAACCAGTGCATCCACGGCATTGACCTTCTTCAGTGGAGCCTCGGCGGCGAGCCGGACACCATTATGGCGATGACAGGAAACTATCTGCGCGACATCGAGGCCGAGGATTTCGGCGCGATTCTGATTCGCTTCAAGAACGGCGCCATCGGCATCGTGGAAGGCACAGCTTGCATTTATCCGAAAAACCTCGAAGAAACGCTCACCATCTCCGGCGCAACGGGTACGGCAGTCATCGGCGGCCTTGCGGTCAACCGTGTGGAAACATGGAATTTTGAGACCCCTGCTCCGCAGGACACCGAGGTGGAAAAGCTTGTCGGAGCCGATCCGAGAGATGTTTACGGCAGCGGCCACAACCCGCTTTACCGCGATTTCTTTACAGCTGTAGATAACCACACGGAGCCGCTTGTCAGCGGAACCGAGGGAATCAAGGGTATGAAAATCATTCTCGCGGCCTACAAATCGCAAAAAACGGGCCTGCCGGTAAAATATGACGGCCTTGATTTTGCAACGACCGACATGACGCATGCAGACGTGGAAGTGAAGGGCTGA
- a CDS encoding GNAT family N-acetyltransferase codes for MEFAQESNIAYWLTLDRHIAEDELRLKIKNKRCYIIKDDDRPIGILRYNLFWDNLPFLTMIYLEEEKRQHGFGSKAMHRWESEMKSLGYPVVMTSTQADETAQFFYRKLGYKDNGCLVMDIPAVRQPLEIMLIKEL; via the coding sequence ATGGAATTTGCGCAGGAGAGCAATATTGCTTACTGGCTCACGCTGGATCGACATATTGCCGAAGATGAACTTCGCCTGAAAATCAAGAATAAAAGATGTTATATCATCAAAGATGACGATAGACCCATCGGGATTCTCCGCTATAATCTGTTCTGGGACAACCTGCCGTTTCTCACGATGATTTACTTGGAAGAAGAAAAAAGGCAGCATGGTTTTGGCTCGAAAGCTATGCACCGCTGGGAGAGTGAGATGAAAAGCCTAGGCTACCCGGTGGTGATGACGTCCACACAAGCTGACGAAACCGCTCAGTTTTTTTACCGGAAGCTAGGATATAAAGATAACGGGTGTTTGGTCATGGATATTCCGGCAGTTCGTCAGCCGCTGGAGATTATGCTGATTAAGGAACTGTAA
- a CDS encoding nucleotide sugar dehydrogenase, translating into MDIKSELLGKIKDKSAVVGIVGLGYVGLPLAVEFANAGYKTIGFDVQTKKVNAVNAGHNYIGDIVDDTLKKMVESGKLSATSDFSFIKDVDAVAICVPTPLDKYQQPDISYVKGSTESVAKYVHPGMVIILESTTYPGTTEELLKPILESSGLKCGKDFYLAFSPERVDPGNKQYKTKNTPKVVGGVGKDSTEVAAALYRSVLAGGVFEVSSPAVAEMEKLLENTYRNINIGLANEMAIICHRMGINVWEVIEAAKTKPYGFQAFYPGPGLGGHCIPLDPFYLTWKAREFNYHTRLIETSGEINTGMPEYVVQRVMSVLNKKKKALNGSKVLVLGVAYKADIDDYRESPALNVIDLFKQQGAQTTYYDPYIPEYRYKGETCVGAKELTDEMLKEADIVVICTAHSCFDYNRIQKLSQAVFDTRNAMKDVKDRSNIELL; encoded by the coding sequence ATGGATATCAAATCGGAACTTCTGGGAAAAATTAAAGATAAGTCTGCGGTAGTCGGAATCGTCGGTCTCGGCTATGTGGGTCTGCCGCTTGCGGTAGAGTTTGCAAATGCCGGCTACAAGACCATCGGTTTCGATGTGCAGACCAAAAAGGTGAATGCCGTAAATGCCGGCCATAACTACATCGGCGATATCGTCGACGATACGCTCAAGAAAATGGTGGAAAGCGGAAAACTTTCCGCGACCTCAGATTTCTCATTCATCAAGGATGTGGATGCCGTTGCCATTTGCGTGCCGACTCCGCTCGACAAGTATCAGCAGCCGGATATCAGCTATGTAAAGGGCTCCACGGAATCTGTGGCGAAGTACGTTCATCCCGGCATGGTTATCATTTTGGAATCCACCACTTACCCGGGAACCACGGAAGAACTGCTGAAACCGATTCTGGAATCAAGCGGCCTGAAATGCGGGAAAGACTTCTATCTCGCCTTTTCACCGGAGCGTGTGGACCCCGGCAACAAGCAATACAAGACAAAGAACACCCCGAAGGTTGTCGGTGGCGTCGGAAAGGATTCCACGGAGGTTGCGGCGGCTCTCTACCGCAGTGTTCTGGCCGGCGGTGTGTTTGAAGTTTCTTCTCCCGCCGTTGCGGAAATGGAAAAGCTGCTGGAAAATACTTACCGCAACATCAACATCGGCCTTGCAAACGAAATGGCCATCATCTGCCACCGCATGGGAATCAATGTCTGGGAGGTCATCGAGGCCGCCAAGACGAAGCCGTACGGCTTCCAAGCCTTCTATCCGGGGCCGGGCCTCGGCGGACACTGCATTCCGCTTGACCCGTTCTACCTGACTTGGAAAGCCAGAGAGTTTAATTACCACACACGCCTGATTGAAACCTCCGGCGAAATCAACACCGGAATGCCCGAGTATGTGGTGCAGCGTGTCATGTCGGTTCTGAATAAAAAGAAGAAGGCCCTGAACGGCTCCAAGGTGCTTGTTCTCGGCGTCGCTTATAAGGCGGACATTGACGATTACCGGGAAAGCCCGGCTCTGAACGTCATTGACCTGTTCAAGCAACAGGGCGCACAAACGACCTATTACGATCCGTATATTCCGGAGTACCGCTACAAGGGCGAAACTTGTGTCGGCGCGAAAGAACTGACAGACGAGATGCTGAAAGAAGCGGATATCGTTGTCATCTGCACCGCACATTCCTGCTTCGATTACAACAGGATTCAGAAGCTTTCGCAGGCAGTGTTCGATACCCGCAATGCCATGAAGGACGTCAAGGACCGTTCCAACATCGAGCTTTTATAA